One window of Elaeis guineensis isolate ETL-2024a chromosome 11, EG11, whole genome shotgun sequence genomic DNA carries:
- the LOC140852472 gene encoding uncharacterized protein, whose protein sequence is MELLEKSIVETICKLKKIFSPVFFDSMEHLTIYLPYEAKVGGPVQYRWMYLFNRCMHELKKKVRNKAKVEGSISEAYIVEKIFNFCSLNFKPHSQTQRTKVPQNNDGGYVDVQDRLSIFTYSDHPLGRSWKRYLSDEEIRAAELYVLLNCIEVETYIE, encoded by the exons ATGGAATTGCTTGAGAAAAGTATAGTAGAGACAATTTGTAAgttaaagaaaatattttctccTGTATTTTTTGATTCAATGGAGCACCTGACCATATATTTGCCATATGAGGCAAAGGTAGGAGGGCCTGTGCAATATAGATGGATGTACCTTTTTAATAG GTGCATGCATGAATTAAAGAAAAAAGTTCGCAACAAAGCTAAGGTTGAAGGTTCTATTAGCGAAGCGTATatagttgaaaaaatttttaatttttgctcaCTTAATTTCAAACCTCATAGTCAAACCCAACGAACTAAAGTCCCTCAAAATAATGATGGTGGATATGTTGATGTTCAAGATCGCCTATCTATATTCACATATTCAGATCATCCATTAGGGAGAAGTTGGAAACGGTATTTGTCAGATGAAGAGATACGAGCTGCTGAGTTATATGTTCTCCTAAATTGCATTGAGGTTGAAACTTATATTGAGTAA